One region of Manduca sexta isolate Smith_Timp_Sample1 chromosome 25, JHU_Msex_v1.0, whole genome shotgun sequence genomic DNA includes:
- the LOC115452144 gene encoding BLOC-1-related complex subunit 8 homolog, with product MAFVYQGDAELETKARKASERISENMHIVANEPSLALYRLQEHVRKALPPMVERRVEVTKLQHELQGRCYDVEYALSAVKSMDGAAASFKNIQEMLKQSIFLKQQLKYEEARRNKKDSNSVYKRLSAHIVLDLPDLTDFSMVRETTSRIENMMAHARGSSAELHRSHTTLH from the exons atggctTTTGTATATCAAGGAGACGCAGAATTAGAAACGAAGGCCCGAAAag CCTCAGAAAGAATATCAGAGAACATGCACATAGTCGCTAATGAGCCGTCACTGGCACTGTACAGACTTCAAGAGCATGTTCGGAAAGCCTTGCCACCCATGGTGGAGCGGAGGGTGGAGGTGACAAAGCTGCAGCATGAACTACAAGGACGATGCTATGATGTTGAGTATGCTTTAAG TGCAGTGAAATCAATGGATGGTGCCGCAGCAAGCTTCAAGAATATACAAGAAATGCTCAAACagtctatatttttaaagcaacaACTTAAATATGAGGAGGCTaggagaaataaaaaagattcaaACTCTGTGTACAAACGTCTATCTGCTCACATTGTGCTTGACTTGCCAGATCTGACTGACTTTTCCATGGTTCGGGAGACCACCAGTAGGATAGAAAACATGATGGCACATGCTCGGGGCTCTTCTGCAGAGCTGCATAGATCCCATACCACTTTGCATTAG
- the LOC115452143 gene encoding epidermal retinol dehydrogenase 2 isoform X1 has protein sequence MIGRKVKSMDYKVLDGIFGIVLHFMFPIRMLLRLYSLCILMVDITWVMINTVYAVFQAAYELFKPPPLKSLRLETALVIGAGRGVGRELALQLAGLGAIVLCVDVNSTTNEDTVNLIKRRGGSAASYICDVTKKTNVQTLAVEVKKDVGFVSMLFYCCGIPSPRSLLTRPPQDIHDTLDLTLTSYFWLIDQFLPEMKARNRGHIVALTSVAGLSYIKDQMPLSVAQFAVQGLAESLMEDLRMNKIDNLHVTLIHIYPFIVGDESPDVKLRIPSYFGTISPLAAANSILDSVRRNYPEASVPKHLLCLGHLLRVLPRKATVLIRDLLDTGVDFA, from the exons ATGATTGGTCGTAAAGTAAAATCAATG GACTATAAGGTGCTTGATGGCATATTTGGAATagtattacattttatgtttcCTATAAGAATGTTGCTCCGGTTGTATTCATTATGCATCTTGATGGTGGACATCACATGGGTGATGATTAATACTGTCTATGCTGTTTTCCAAGCTGCATATGAGCTTTTCAAACCACCACCTTTGAAGTCATTAAGATTGGAAACAGCTTTG GTAATCGGTGCAGGGAGAGGTGTAGGTCGTGAACTGGCATTACAACTTGCTGGTTTAGGAGCTATAGTGCTTTGTGTTGATGTAAATTCCACCACCAATGAGGATACTGTGAATTTAATCAAACGTAGAGGTGGTTCAGCTGCTAGTTACATTTGTGACGTAACAAAGAAGACAAATGTTCAAACATTAGCAGTAGAAGTCAAGAAGGATGTTGGATTTGTCAGTATGTTGTTCTACTGCTGTGGAATTCCAAGTCCAAGGTCATTGCTTACGAGGCCACCTCAAGATATACATGATACTTTGGACCTGACATTGACTTCTTATTTCTGG CTCATTGACCAATTCTTACCAGAAATGAAAGCCAGAAACCGAGGACACATTGTTGCACTAACATCAGTAGCAGGATTGAGTTATATTAAGGACCAGATGCCATTGAGTGTAGCACAGTTTGCAGTACAGGGTCTTGCAGAATCCCTTATGGAAGATTTAAGGATGAACAAGATTGATAATCTCCATGTAACCTTAATTCACATTTACCCATTTATTGTTGGAGATGAGAGTCCAGATGTTAAGTTGAG AATACCTAGTTATTTCGGCACAATTAGTCCCTTAGCGGCAGCGAACTCGATTCTCGACAGCGTTCGGCGTAACTATCCTGAAGCATCGGTGCCTAAACATTTATTATGCTTGGGACATCTATTGAGGGTCCTTCCACGGAAAGCCACTGTATTAATTAGGGATTTACTTGATACAGGAGTTGATTTCGCATAA
- the LOC115452143 gene encoding epidermal retinol dehydrogenase 2 isoform X2 — translation MFPIRMLLRLYSLCILMVDITWVMINTVYAVFQAAYELFKPPPLKSLRLETALVIGAGRGVGRELALQLAGLGAIVLCVDVNSTTNEDTVNLIKRRGGSAASYICDVTKKTNVQTLAVEVKKDVGFVSMLFYCCGIPSPRSLLTRPPQDIHDTLDLTLTSYFWLIDQFLPEMKARNRGHIVALTSVAGLSYIKDQMPLSVAQFAVQGLAESLMEDLRMNKIDNLHVTLIHIYPFIVGDESPDVKLRIPSYFGTISPLAAANSILDSVRRNYPEASVPKHLLCLGHLLRVLPRKATVLIRDLLDTGVDFA, via the exons atgtttcCTATAAGAATGTTGCTCCGGTTGTATTCATTATGCATCTTGATGGTGGACATCACATGGGTGATGATTAATACTGTCTATGCTGTTTTCCAAGCTGCATATGAGCTTTTCAAACCACCACCTTTGAAGTCATTAAGATTGGAAACAGCTTTG GTAATCGGTGCAGGGAGAGGTGTAGGTCGTGAACTGGCATTACAACTTGCTGGTTTAGGAGCTATAGTGCTTTGTGTTGATGTAAATTCCACCACCAATGAGGATACTGTGAATTTAATCAAACGTAGAGGTGGTTCAGCTGCTAGTTACATTTGTGACGTAACAAAGAAGACAAATGTTCAAACATTAGCAGTAGAAGTCAAGAAGGATGTTGGATTTGTCAGTATGTTGTTCTACTGCTGTGGAATTCCAAGTCCAAGGTCATTGCTTACGAGGCCACCTCAAGATATACATGATACTTTGGACCTGACATTGACTTCTTATTTCTGG CTCATTGACCAATTCTTACCAGAAATGAAAGCCAGAAACCGAGGACACATTGTTGCACTAACATCAGTAGCAGGATTGAGTTATATTAAGGACCAGATGCCATTGAGTGTAGCACAGTTTGCAGTACAGGGTCTTGCAGAATCCCTTATGGAAGATTTAAGGATGAACAAGATTGATAATCTCCATGTAACCTTAATTCACATTTACCCATTTATTGTTGGAGATGAGAGTCCAGATGTTAAGTTGAG AATACCTAGTTATTTCGGCACAATTAGTCCCTTAGCGGCAGCGAACTCGATTCTCGACAGCGTTCGGCGTAACTATCCTGAAGCATCGGTGCCTAAACATTTATTATGCTTGGGACATCTATTGAGGGTCCTTCCACGGAAAGCCACTGTATTAATTAGGGATTTACTTGATACAGGAGTTGATTTCGCATAA